From one Gemmatimonadaceae bacterium genomic stretch:
- a CDS encoding J domain-containing protein, which translates to MANSKDFYAVLGVASSATADEIKKQYRRLAKKYHPDANQNDPKATERFKEISEAYNVLGDVEQRKQYDDMRRLGAFSGMGSRPSSSRPSGFGTTGPGQSGAGTFSEFDVGGIGGLGDLFSSMFGGGAAGARSRTRTPERGQTVEKTVEVPFRVAAVGGKVPVELEVNEECVTCRGSGAAPGAQLKACAECSGRGVISFGQGSFAVNRPCPVCMGRGQIASERCPTCNGASEVRVKRKVLIAVPAGAESGTKVRMKGQGGKGASGGQAGDLVITFEVLSDRFYRRDGLDLVATVPINIAQATLGSRVSVKTLDGKKVALRIPMGTSSGKRFRVAGQGIEKEGRKGDLLVEITITVPETLSEAQEKAMREFAESAGMKF; encoded by the coding sequence ATGGCGAACAGCAAGGACTTCTACGCGGTCCTCGGCGTCGCGTCGTCTGCGACGGCCGATGAGATCAAGAAACAGTATCGCCGGCTGGCCAAGAAGTACCATCCGGACGCCAATCAGAACGATCCGAAGGCGACGGAGCGCTTCAAGGAAATTTCCGAGGCGTACAACGTGCTGGGTGATGTCGAGCAGCGAAAGCAGTACGACGACATGCGACGTCTGGGCGCCTTCAGCGGCATGGGCTCGCGACCGTCGTCATCGCGCCCGTCCGGATTCGGCACGACTGGCCCGGGACAGTCAGGTGCCGGAACGTTCAGTGAGTTCGATGTAGGCGGCATTGGTGGGCTGGGCGATTTGTTCTCGTCGATGTTTGGGGGCGGTGCGGCCGGCGCGCGTTCGCGCACGCGCACGCCGGAGCGCGGCCAAACCGTCGAGAAGACGGTGGAAGTGCCGTTTCGTGTGGCGGCTGTTGGTGGAAAGGTGCCGGTGGAACTCGAAGTGAACGAAGAGTGCGTCACTTGTCGCGGCTCTGGTGCGGCGCCGGGCGCACAGCTCAAGGCCTGCGCCGAGTGCAGCGGGCGCGGGGTGATCTCGTTTGGCCAGGGCAGCTTTGCCGTCAATCGACCGTGCCCGGTGTGCATGGGACGCGGTCAGATTGCCAGCGAACGGTGCCCGACGTGCAACGGCGCTAGCGAAGTGCGCGTGAAACGGAAAGTGCTCATTGCGGTGCCGGCGGGAGCGGAAAGCGGAACGAAAGTGCGCATGAAAGGGCAGGGGGGAAAAGGCGCCTCCGGTGGACAGGCGGGGGACCTGGTCATCACGTTCGAAGTGCTATCTGATCGATTCTATCGACGCGATGGACTCGACCTCGTGGCGACCGTCCCCATCAATATTGCGCAGGCGACGCTCGGGTCGCGCGTGAGCGTGAAGACGCTTGACGGCAAGAAAGTGGCGCTGCGCATTCCCATGGGCACATCGTCGGGCAAACGCTTTCGCGTGGCCGGGCAGGGTATCGAGAAGGAAGGTCGGAAAGGCGATCTCCTGGTGGAAATCACGATCACCGTGCCGGAGACGTTGTCGGAAGCGCAGGAGAAGGCCATGCGCGAGTTTGCCGAATCGGCCGGGATGAAGTTCTGA
- a CDS encoding nucleotide exchange factor GrpE, with protein sequence MTDPTDSMTDDQSDAQSAQGAAAVDGDAIVSPEQREIQTLNDRYLRLAAEYDNFRRRAVKERQESGWRAQGELVRGILDAIDDITRFAHVDPATVDAKTVVDGVLMVERKLFKSLSGHGFETIDPTGHPFDPAQHEAVSTAPAFTADEDGVVAATFQVGYIINGHVLRPARVVVKQWTGTAPLMS encoded by the coding sequence ATGACCGATCCCACGGATTCCATGACGGACGACCAGTCCGATGCTCAGTCTGCTCAAGGCGCGGCCGCAGTAGACGGCGATGCGATCGTTTCTCCTGAACAGCGTGAAATCCAGACGCTCAACGACCGCTATCTACGGCTGGCCGCGGAGTACGACAATTTCCGTCGACGCGCGGTGAAGGAGCGTCAGGAGTCCGGATGGCGCGCCCAGGGTGAACTGGTACGCGGCATCCTCGATGCCATCGACGACATCACGCGCTTTGCCCACGTCGATCCCGCGACCGTGGATGCGAAAACGGTGGTCGATGGGGTCCTGATGGTCGAGAGGAAGTTGTTCAAGTCGCTCTCCGGGCATGGCTTTGAAACCATCGATCCCACCGGGCACCCGTTTGATCCCGCGCAGCATGAGGCGGTGAGCACCGCGCCGGCATTCACGGCGGATGAAGATGGGGTGGTCGCGGCCACATTCCAGGTGGGCTACATCATCAACGGCCACGTGCTGCGTCCGGCACGCGTCGTTGTGAAGCAGTGGACAGGCACCGCGCCCCTCATGTCCTGA
- a CDS encoding competence/damage-inducible protein A, whose amino-acid sequence MNIEIVTIGDELLLGFTIDTNAAHLARELAALGIRIARRTTVGDEPGGITTAIREALERTGAVITTGGLGPTADDRTKPAIAEIFGRGMVLDQSILENLQQRWLKRFGVEMPDSNRQQAMVPERATILGNKHGSAPGIWLEDSRNRWVAMLPGVPREMRGMLADTLLPRIRDRVTSGGAVVRSLTLRTASISESAIADKLGELGRGVDGFSLAFLPGVEGVDLRLTSTAYPAEETDRRLAVAATKLREIVGRFVYGEGDVDLAALMIAECIERHETIAVAESCTGGLLGARLTAIPGSSAVVQGGVIAYANEVKTRELGVPSDVLVAEGAVSEPVARAMASGVRVKFGTTIGIGITGIAGPSGGSPEKPVGTVWIAVDVAGDVHAIRAVIPGDRAEIRQRGAQLALDRLRRAFLRDAASEGWTVRA is encoded by the coding sequence ATGAACATCGAAATCGTCACCATCGGCGACGAACTCCTGCTCGGCTTCACCATCGACACGAACGCCGCGCACCTCGCCCGTGAACTCGCGGCGTTGGGTATTCGCATCGCCCGCCGCACCACCGTTGGCGACGAGCCCGGTGGCATCACCACGGCCATTCGCGAGGCCCTGGAGCGCACCGGCGCGGTCATCACCACCGGCGGCCTCGGCCCCACGGCTGACGACCGCACCAAGCCCGCCATCGCCGAGATCTTCGGGCGCGGCATGGTGCTCGATCAGTCCATTCTCGAGAATCTCCAGCAGCGGTGGCTCAAGCGCTTTGGCGTCGAAATGCCCGACAGCAACCGGCAGCAGGCCATGGTGCCCGAGCGCGCCACCATTCTCGGCAACAAGCACGGTTCCGCGCCGGGCATCTGGTTGGAGGATTCACGCAACCGGTGGGTGGCCATGCTTCCGGGAGTCCCGCGCGAAATGCGTGGCATGTTGGCGGACACCCTGTTGCCGCGTATTCGCGATCGGGTCACCTCCGGCGGCGCCGTAGTCCGATCGCTGACGCTGCGCACCGCCAGCATTTCCGAATCGGCCATTGCCGACAAGCTGGGAGAACTCGGTCGCGGTGTGGACGGATTCTCCCTTGCCTTCCTGCCCGGTGTCGAGGGGGTCGATTTGCGACTGACCTCCACCGCCTATCCGGCCGAGGAAACCGACCGACGTCTGGCCGTCGCGGCGACGAAGTTGCGCGAGATCGTGGGACGCTTCGTGTACGGTGAAGGCGACGTCGATCTGGCGGCACTGATGATCGCCGAGTGCATCGAGCGACACGAGACCATTGCCGTCGCCGAGAGTTGCACGGGTGGATTGTTGGGCGCGCGTCTCACCGCAATTCCGGGGTCGAGCGCCGTGGTGCAGGGCGGAGTCATTGCCTATGCCAACGAGGTGAAGACCCGAGAATTGGGGGTGCCGTCTGACGTATTGGTGGCCGAAGGGGCGGTCAGTGAACCGGTGGCCCGCGCCATGGCCAGCGGTGTGCGCGTCAAATTCGGCACGACTATCGGTATCGGGATCACGGGTATCGCCGGTCCGTCCGGCGGGAGCCCGGAAAAGCCCGTGGGCACGGTCTGGATTGCCGTCGATGTGGCAGGGGACGTCCATGCGATTCGGGCGGTGATCCCCGGAGATCGCGCCGAAATCCGTCAGCGTGGCGCGCAGTTGGCGCTTGATAGATTGCGGCGCGCCTTCCTGCGCGACGCCGCCTCCGAAGGGTGGACCGTCCGCGCCTGA
- a CDS encoding CDP-alcohol phosphatidyltransferase family protein — protein MNLPNAITVGRIALTPLIAWLPFTTSWTARLIAFTLFLVAAVSDYWDGHFARRRNLVTDMGRLLDPLADKLLLLATLVPMYFLQRHYAFVVTEGGMPDTSPFLFVTPFGRISLPLWIVLVVLGREAFMTVFRQVAVRRGLVISAIGPAKWKTAFQGIWMGAAYFWFFAATLAARQGWQNESLWRGWAYFNGAVGVLAMTGAVGLTLWTLFLYMRRYGSRVLWGSLSAG, from the coding sequence GTGAACCTGCCCAACGCGATCACCGTCGGACGCATCGCCCTGACGCCGTTGATTGCCTGGCTGCCGTTCACGACGTCGTGGACGGCCAGACTCATCGCCTTCACGCTCTTTCTGGTCGCGGCCGTGAGCGACTACTGGGACGGCCATTTTGCCCGCCGCCGCAACCTGGTGACCGACATGGGCCGGTTGCTGGATCCGCTGGCCGACAAGCTGTTGCTGTTGGCCACGCTCGTTCCCATGTATTTCCTCCAACGCCACTACGCCTTTGTCGTAACCGAAGGGGGGATGCCCGACACCTCGCCGTTCCTGTTTGTCACGCCCTTCGGGCGCATTTCCCTGCCGCTCTGGATCGTGCTCGTGGTCTTGGGGCGTGAAGCATTCATGACGGTGTTCCGGCAGGTGGCCGTCCGTCGTGGCCTTGTCATTTCCGCCATTGGACCGGCCAAGTGGAAGACCGCGTTCCAGGGCATCTGGATGGGAGCCGCGTACTTCTGGTTCTTTGCCGCCACCCTGGCCGCTCGGCAAGGATGGCAGAATGAGTCGCTCTGGCGCGGCTGGGCCTACTTCAACGGGGCCGTTGGCGTGCTGGCCATGACCGGCGCCGTCGGACTGACGTTGTGGACCTTGTTCTTGTATATGCGGCGATATGGCTCGCGGGTGCTGTGGGGCTCGCTGTCCGCCGGATAG
- a CDS encoding gliding-motility protein MglA: MSMINYASREINCKIVYYGPGLGGKTTNLEYVYGKVSPSTRGKLISLATETERTLFFDFLPVDLGTIRGFRTRFHLYTVPGQVYYNASRKLILKGVDGVVFVADSQADRAEANIESMQNLYDNMAAYGYDLTRMPFIVQYNKRDLPNAAPVAELQEMLNPGWEVTDPARMRPLADPFRAGELLVTQLPTGEWVERAPYFEAVGVTGDGVFDTLKAVSKLVLKTLA; encoded by the coding sequence ATGTCGATGATCAACTATGCGTCCCGTGAGATCAACTGCAAGATCGTGTATTACGGTCCGGGACTTGGCGGCAAGACGACGAATCTCGAATACGTCTACGGCAAGGTCTCGCCCAGCACGCGCGGCAAGCTGATTTCCCTGGCCACCGAAACCGAACGCACACTGTTCTTCGATTTCCTCCCGGTCGATCTGGGGACGATTCGCGGATTCCGCACGCGCTTCCATCTCTACACCGTCCCCGGACAGGTGTACTACAACGCCAGCCGGAAGCTCATTCTCAAAGGCGTCGACGGGGTCGTGTTCGTGGCCGATTCGCAGGCAGATCGTGCCGAGGCCAATATCGAATCGATGCAGAATCTGTACGACAACATGGCGGCGTACGGGTATGACCTGACGCGCATGCCGTTCATCGTGCAGTACAACAAGCGTGATTTGCCCAACGCGGCGCCGGTGGCCGAACTGCAGGAAATGCTCAATCCGGGGTGGGAAGTCACCGATCCGGCCCGGATGCGTCCACTGGCGGATCCCTTCCGCGCTGGCGAACTTCTGGTGACGCAGTTGCCCACCGGTGAGTGGGTTGAGCGAGCGCCGTACTTTGAGGCGGTGGGTGTTACCGGTGACGGCGTGTTCGATACCCTGAAAGCCGTGTCCAAACTGGTCCTCAAGACGCTCGCCTGA
- a CDS encoding roadblock/LC7 domain-containing protein, with protein sequence MPVGAATWSFTEDDFGAITITLQRFLYDAKARCALLVDRSGQLVATVGEPPNFDATAFATLTAADFSANDQLARLIGESDFNVLFHQGERESMYLADIARRVILVVLFDNRTTLGLVRLRMKAAVDELTRIFEGVFSRASSEHSAPPGFLAGAEDEIDRLFQ encoded by the coding sequence ATGCCTGTCGGCGCCGCCACCTGGTCGTTTACCGAGGACGACTTCGGGGCCATCACGATTACGCTGCAGCGCTTCCTCTACGACGCGAAAGCGCGCTGCGCGCTCCTCGTTGATCGCAGTGGCCAGTTGGTGGCCACGGTGGGTGAGCCACCCAACTTCGACGCCACCGCGTTTGCCACGCTGACGGCGGCCGACTTCAGCGCCAACGACCAGTTGGCGCGGCTCATCGGCGAAAGCGATTTCAACGTGCTGTTCCATCAGGGCGAACGCGAGTCGATGTATCTGGCCGACATTGCGCGTCGCGTCATCCTGGTCGTGTTATTCGACAACCGCACCACCCTTGGCCTGGTGCGCTTGCGCATGAAGGCGGCGGTGGACGAACTCACCCGCATCTTCGAAGGCGTCTTCTCGCGCGCCAGCTCGGAACATTCGGCGCCGCCGGGATTCCTCGCCGGGGCGGAAGACGAGATCGATCGGCTCTTTCAGTAA
- the recR gene encoding recombination protein RecR produces the protein MSVIDELTGELARLPGIGRKTAQRLVFHLLRQPPDQSRRLAESLVSLIERVRTCERCRNLTESPLCAICADPRRDGQLMCVVEEASDIASIERSSEFRGVYHVLGGRLSPLDGVGPGDLAIGALMARMVPEGIREVILATNPSLEGEATALYLQRQLETYEVRITRIARGLPVGGDLEYADGVTIAQALSARREMP, from the coding sequence GTGTCGGTTATCGACGAACTCACCGGCGAACTCGCGCGGCTTCCCGGCATTGGCCGCAAGACGGCGCAGCGTCTGGTCTTTCATTTGCTGCGTCAGCCTCCCGACCAGAGTCGGCGACTGGCCGAATCGCTGGTCTCGCTCATCGAGCGGGTGCGGACCTGCGAGCGGTGTCGCAACCTCACCGAATCGCCGCTGTGCGCCATCTGCGCCGATCCCCGGCGCGATGGGCAGCTCATGTGCGTGGTCGAAGAGGCCTCGGACATTGCGTCGATCGAGCGCTCCAGCGAATTCCGCGGCGTGTATCATGTGCTGGGTGGTCGGCTGTCGCCGCTGGACGGAGTCGGTCCGGGTGACCTGGCCATCGGCGCCCTGATGGCGCGAATGGTCCCTGAGGGGATTCGCGAGGTGATCCTGGCCACCAACCCGTCGCTGGAAGGGGAGGCCACCGCCCTCTACCTCCAGCGACAACTGGAGACCTACGAGGTGCGCATCACCCGCATCGCCCGGGGTCTGCCGGTGGGGGGAGATCTCGAGTATGCCGATGGCGTGACGATCGCCCAGGCCCTCTCGGCCCGTCGGGAGATGCCCTGA